The following are from one region of the Coffea eugenioides isolate CCC68of chromosome 2, Ceug_1.0, whole genome shotgun sequence genome:
- the LOC113759616 gene encoding protein FAR1-RELATED SEQUENCE 5-like has protein sequence MEEMTVHINELVQLSNKSAKLGGGISWRTIVDRLDKLSSDEIQLLTFDSIEDAREFYLCHSKMVGFGIRERDEKKDQKGIVTYKRWVCNREGFRNSKWLNLVDRKKEAKRLTRVGCLATIIVQWNKDIQKGVNPADLEHAILMHGVGIRIPQIVDLQAYQAGGHNKMGYTEKDLRNVVDQFHRNALEVGDASQVLAYLDGRANGEPNFFYKYAVDVEKRLIRLFWTDSQSRLDYQYFGDVLVFDSTYRTNAYRKPLVILAGVNHHYVTTIFGCALIADETEDTYKWVLETFLEAMEKNAPISVVTDRDGAMRNAIKAVIPYTRHRLYAWHLKRNVVTNTNKGFVLDFGVAMDMICSHEEFEKRWHLLVEKHNLRDNQWVVDLYNKREKWVAAFLRGHFFAVGQNEHKEECIMSQSSPVLITHLRELEGNAASIFTRKIFLKVRDEISAEASLRLVSVVDQDKVKLYTFTEYLHQICSWQVELDKAERTIICSCKKLESDGIPCSHAFAVMKNEDMDEIPKSCILFRWTQQAKPGEKNIYSIQLEDSAIQAARFGALCALSNQMCFYAVKTKQGYDEARECIINSASHFKNLWVNDAPLVHKVKKKDNMMDGSIKRSDFDVREPIVVATKGQKAKHSTHKRKRRQCKNCK, from the exons atggaagaaatgacAGTTCATATAAATGAGCTAGTACAGTTATCTAACAAATCGGCCAAgcttggtggtggtataagttGGAGAACCATTGTTGATCGGCTTGACAAAttatcttctgatgaaattcaACTATTAACATTTGATTCCATTGAAGATGCCAGAGAATTTTACCTATGTCATAGCAAAATGGTCGGTTTTGGTATTAGAGAACGTGATGAAAAGAAAGATCAGAAAGGTATTGTGACATACAAACGGTGGGTATGCAACAGAGAGGGCTTTAGAAATAGCAAATGGTTAAATTTAGTAGACCGTAAGAAAGAGGCAAAACGTCTTACGAGAGTTGGTTGTCTGGCAACTATAATTGTGCAATGGAACAAGGATATTCAGAA GGGTGTCAACCCAGCAGACTTGGAGCATGCTATTTTGATGCATGGAGTTGGTATTCGAATTCCTCAAATAGTGGACCTTCAAGCTTACCAAGCTGGGGGCCACAACAAGATGGGATACACAGAAAAGGATCTACGAAACGTTGTTGACCAATTCCATAGGAATGCTCTTGAAGTTGGTGATGCCTCTCAGGTGTTGGCATATTTGGATGGTCGAGCAAATGGTGAGCCCAATTTCTTTTACAAGTATGCTGTTGACGTGGAGAAGCGATTGATACGACTGTTTTGGACAGATTCTCAATCTCGTTTGGATTACCAATATTTTGGTGATGTTCTTGTTTTTGACTCCACATACCGCACTAATGCTTATAGGAAGCCACTAGTAATTTTGGCCGGTGTAAATCATCACTATGTTACCACAATTTTTGGCTGTGCATTAATTGCTGATGAGACCGAGGACACATATAAGTGGGTATTAGAAACATTTTTGGAGGCCATGGAAAAAAACGCACCTATCTCAGTTGTCACTGATAGGGATGGTGCAATGAGAAATGCAATAAAGGCAGTCATTCCTTATACCCGTCACCGATTATATGCTTGGCATTTAAAAAGAAATGTTGTTACCAATACAAATAAGGGGTTCGTTCTTGATTTTGGTGTGGCTATGGACATGATTTGCAGCCATGAGGAGTTTGAGAAAAGGTGGCATTTGCTAGTTGAGAAACACAATTTGAGAGATAACCAATGGGTTGTGGATTTAtacaacaaaagggaaaaatgggTCGCTGCATTTTTGAGAGGACACTTTTTTGCTG TGGGACAGAATGAACACAAGGAAGAATGTATCATGAGTCAGTCATCTCCTGTTCTAATTACTCATTTGAGAGAATTGGAAGGAAATGCTGCAAGcattttcacgagaaagattTTTTTAAAGGTTCGTGATGAAATTTCTGCTGAAGCCTCACTCCGCCTCGTTTCAGTTGTTGATCAAGATAAGGTAAAGTTATATACATTCACTGAGTACTTGCATCAAATTTGCTCTTGGCAAGTGGAATTGGATAAAGCTGAACGgactattatttgttcatgtaagAAACTTGAGTCAGATGGAATTCCTTGTTCCCATGCGTTTGCAGTTATGAAAAATGAGGATATGGACGAGATTCCTAAATCATGCATTCTGTTTAGATGGACTCAGCAAGCAAAGCCAGGCGAAAAAAACATATATTCTATTCAACTTGAAGATTCAGCAATTCAAGCAGCTCGTTTTGGTGCTTTGTGTGCATTAAGTAATCAGATGTGTTTTTATGCAGTTAAGACAAAGCAAGGATATGATGAAGCTAGAGAGTGCATTATAAATTCAGCATCTCATTTCAAAAATCTTTGGGTGAATGATGCGCCTCTAGTgcataaagttaaaaaaaaggaTAATATGATGGATGGGTCCATAAAGAGGAGTGATTTTGATGTTCGTGAACCAATTGTTGTTGCTACAAAGGGACAAAAGGCAAAACATTCCACTCACAAGCGAAAGCGACGACAATGCAAAAATTGCAAGTAA
- the LOC113760924 gene encoding flowering locus K homology domain-like codes for MAEPEPEPDQSLGEHEVDGQEENSQPEQAQEPEDDSVAAGGGERWPGWPGESVFRILVPAQKVGSIIGRKGEFIKKMCEETKARIKILDGPPGTTERAVMISAKEEPDSSLPPAIEGLLRVHKRVVDGLDSDSSHAAPVGGKVSTRLLVPAAQAGNLIGKQGATVKSIQEASNCIVRVLGAEELPIFAFPDDRIVEVAGEPTAVHKAIELIASHLRKFLVDRSIIPIIEVHMQKPIQQMEYAPPIPSWGPPPHPFPPGVSGGPGYGINSQFAPAAPRQHDNFYSPVEMLPHLEKQPHQGISAYGREAPAAVHSSSNNQPVQSIITQVTQQMQVPLSYADAVIGTSGANISYIRRLSGATVTIQETRGVPGEMTVEINGSASQVQTAQQLIQNFMADAAAAQTQTATHADQGYNVYAAPNTPYAPAPPNPGLGGQSGGYGSVYGTNYGY; via the exons ATGGCTGAACCTGAACCTGAACCTGATCAAAGTTTGGGTGAGCACGAAGTTGACGGGCAAGAAGAGAATTCGCAGCCTGAGCAAGCACAGGAACCTGAAGATGATTCTGTTGCTGCTGGCGGTGGTGAAAGGTGGCCAGGGTGGCCTGGAGAAAGTGTCTTCCGCATATTGGTCCCGGCACAGAAGGTTGGAAGCATAATTGGGCGAAAAGGGGAGTTCATTAAGAAAATGTGCGAGGAGACGAAAGCTCGCATCAAAATTCTCGATGGTCCTCCTGGAACAACAGAAAGAGCT GTGATGATATCTGCCAAGGAAGAGCCTGATTCTTCTCTACCGCCAGCTATTGAAGGCCTTCTAAGAGTCCATAAACGAGTTGTGGATGGACTGGACAGTGATTCATCTCATGCAGCTCCTGTAGGAGGCAAGGTTTCAACAAGGCTGCTTGTTCCAGCTGCACAGGCAGGGAATTTAATTGGAAAACAAGGCGCGACAGTCAAATCCATTCAAGAAGCATCTAATTGTATCGTTAGAGTTCTTGGAGCAG AGGAGCTGCCCATATTTGCTTTTCCCGATGATAGGATCGTGGAAGTTGCAGGAGAACCTACAGCTGTACACAAGGCCATTGAATTAATTGCTTCCCATTTGAGGAAATTTTTAGTTGATCGCAGCATAATTCCGATAATTGAAGTGCAT ATGCAAAAGCCAATTCAGCAAATGGAATATGCGCCTCCAATCCCCTCCTGGGGTCCACCGCCTCATCCATTTCCTCCAGGTGTCTCTGGAGGTCCTGGATATGGGATTAACTCCCAATTTGCACCGGCAGCTCCTCGTCAACACGACAATTTTTATTCTCCAGTTGAGATGCTGCCTCATCTGGAAAAACAGCCTCATCAGGGCATATCAGCTTATGGCAGAGAAGCTCCAGCGGCAGTGCATTCATCATCGAACAACCAGCCAGTGCAATCAATAATCACTCAG gtcacacaacaaatgcaagTTCCTCTATCTTATGCTGATGCTGTAATTGGGACTTCTGGTGCCAATATAAGTTACATTCGGCGGCTTAGTGGTGCCACTGTTACCATACAGGAAACCAGGGGAGTACCAGGAGAAATGACAGTTGAGATTAATGGAAGTGCATCTCAAGTTCAAACAGCTCAACAGTTGATTCAG AATTTCATGGCAGATGCTGCAGCAGCACAGACACAGACAGCTACACACGCTGACCAAGGCTACAATGTTTATGCAGCCCCGAATACTCCCTATGCGCCTGCCCCTCCAAATCCTGGTCTTGGGGGACAGAGTGGGGGCTATGGCTCAGTCTATGGCACCAACTATGGTTACTGA